A window from Nitrospira sp. ND1 encodes these proteins:
- a CDS encoding inorganic phosphate transporter, with the protein MTPPPIETAAVDSFETTLEGGTSQIGLFLILILLTIGGIYVAGELTSDLSDVRASSVWPFILLGFALLIALGFEFVNGFHDTANAVATVIYTHSMPPHLAVAWSGMWNFIGVMLASGAVAFGIVALLPVELILQVSAGAGFAMVFALLIAAILWNLGTWHLGLPSSSSHALIGSVIGVGITNQLMAAGGTNTSGVDWTQALNVGKSLLLSPLIGFSAAAFLLLIAMKAVPVEKLYKPPRGKTPPPLWIRGLLILTCTGVSFAHGSNDGQKGMGLIMLILIGTVPTVYALNRTVDISYTPAFVEASSKSEAVFQRYSKATTTPADPRQIVAEYLRTHEVRPDTLPALRALSGIVRTQIASYATVAQIPTEQTSNVRNDMYLLGESLRWMDKTREPAFARADRDILLHYKSMLDSATKYIPVWVKAAVAIALGLGTMIGWKRIVVTVGEKIGKTHLSYGQGASAELVAMTTIGAADLFGLPVSTTQVLSSGVAGTMAANRSGLQWQTVRHLALAWVLTLPASIVLAGSLFWVFRHFA; encoded by the coding sequence ATGACACCGCCCCCCATCGAAACCGCCGCTGTCGATTCCTTCGAGACCACTCTCGAAGGAGGAACTTCGCAAATCGGCCTCTTCCTCATCCTGATCCTGCTCACGATCGGCGGAATCTACGTCGCCGGTGAATTGACCTCGGATCTCTCCGATGTTCGCGCCTCCTCAGTCTGGCCGTTTATCCTGCTCGGGTTTGCCCTGCTGATCGCGCTCGGCTTCGAATTCGTCAACGGGTTTCATGACACGGCGAACGCTGTCGCGACCGTCATCTATACGCATTCCATGCCGCCGCATCTCGCCGTGGCCTGGTCCGGCATGTGGAACTTTATCGGCGTCATGCTTGCATCCGGGGCAGTCGCATTCGGAATCGTCGCCCTGCTGCCGGTCGAGCTGATTCTCCAAGTGAGCGCCGGGGCCGGTTTCGCCATGGTGTTTGCGCTGCTGATCGCCGCCATTCTCTGGAACCTGGGGACCTGGCATTTGGGTCTGCCTTCTTCCAGTTCGCATGCACTGATCGGCTCCGTGATCGGCGTCGGAATCACCAACCAGCTGATGGCAGCCGGCGGGACGAATACCAGCGGCGTCGATTGGACACAGGCCCTCAACGTGGGCAAATCCCTTCTGCTTTCGCCGCTCATCGGATTCTCCGCCGCCGCGTTCCTTCTCCTGATCGCCATGAAGGCCGTCCCCGTCGAGAAGTTATACAAACCGCCGCGCGGCAAAACGCCGCCGCCCCTGTGGATCCGGGGTCTGCTCATTCTCACCTGCACGGGTGTGAGCTTTGCCCACGGGTCCAACGACGGACAAAAGGGCATGGGTCTCATCATGCTGATCCTCATCGGAACCGTGCCGACGGTCTATGCGCTCAATCGCACCGTGGACATTTCATACACACCTGCCTTCGTGGAAGCGTCGAGTAAATCGGAAGCCGTGTTCCAGCGCTACAGCAAGGCGACCACCACTCCGGCCGACCCGCGGCAAATCGTCGCAGAATACCTTCGCACCCACGAGGTTCGCCCGGACACCTTGCCGGCTCTTCGCGCATTGAGCGGCATAGTCCGCACACAGATTGCCTCCTATGCCACCGTTGCCCAGATCCCGACGGAACAGACCTCCAACGTGCGAAACGACATGTACCTGTTGGGCGAATCCCTGCGTTGGATGGACAAAACCCGTGAGCCTGCCTTTGCGCGAGCGGACCGAGACATCTTGCTCCACTATAAATCCATGTTGGATAGCGCCACCAAGTACATCCCCGTGTGGGTCAAAGCCGCCGTGGCCATCGCGCTGGGGCTGGGCACGATGATCGGCTGGAAACGCATTGTGGTTACGGTCGGAGAGAAGATCGGGAAAACGCATCTGTCGTACGGCCAGGGCGCCAGCGCGGAATTGGTCGCGATGACGACCATCGGCGCGGCAGATCTCTTCGGGCTGCCGGTCAGCACGACGCAGGTGTTGTCCTCCGGCGTGGCGGGAACCATGGCCGCTAATCGGTCGGGATTACAGTGGCAGACCGTCCGGCATCTGGCATTGGCATGGGTCCTGACTCTCCCTGCGTCCATCGTACTGGCAGGATCCCTGTTTTGGGTTTTTCGCCATTTTGCGTGA
- a CDS encoding DUF4832 domain-containing protein, which yields MRGLMWRAATLVMLLLGTAGCADSLSGLSGSGVAKGTGQTVTVHPREIDEVLDNPGMGFADFHFGFGHPPAPEEYPHTTVAYFRWPWAELEPKEGQYNFALVDRVIEQAKAKGETLAIRIVSEYKTGSPQWLLDKGVGSVKESDGIFPDYNHPVFLDYHERLIRAFGERYGRSVDIDHVDIGSIGCWGEWNTVCCEGVEAQCKAFFPTEANQIAITDWYLKYFAGTPLVMLHGGQLKYAASHGAGWRGDCFGDYGYFSPDWNHMEHAYPPVLEEAVIANAWKRGPVQMEVCGYIHEWYDRGFDLDRILNQGLEWHLSVLNAKSKPVPAAWRPRFNEFLKRIGYRFVLRELTHSAESHPGGPLVLQSRWENKGVAPIYHAWPLAYRLRSSSDQVVAQWTSPADLKQWLPGPSPRVEDTVVVPETLSAGSYALDVAILSEDALSAHVELAIEGKRADRWYALSRVEIR from the coding sequence ATGCGAGGACTAATGTGGCGTGCCGCGACGTTGGTGATGCTCTTGCTGGGCACAGCCGGCTGTGCCGATTCACTGAGCGGCCTGTCGGGGTCGGGGGTGGCGAAGGGGACCGGGCAGACCGTTACTGTTCATCCCCGTGAAATCGATGAGGTGCTGGACAACCCTGGAATGGGCTTTGCCGATTTTCATTTCGGGTTCGGACATCCGCCGGCACCGGAAGAGTATCCCCATACGACCGTCGCCTATTTTCGTTGGCCCTGGGCGGAACTCGAACCGAAGGAAGGTCAGTACAACTTCGCCCTCGTGGATCGTGTGATCGAGCAGGCCAAAGCCAAGGGAGAGACACTCGCCATCCGCATCGTGTCCGAATACAAAACCGGCTCGCCCCAATGGTTGCTCGACAAGGGGGTCGGGAGTGTGAAGGAGTCCGACGGCATTTTCCCCGACTACAACCATCCCGTTTTTCTCGACTACCATGAGCGGCTGATCCGCGCATTCGGTGAACGCTACGGCCGCTCCGTCGATATCGATCATGTCGACATCGGGTCCATCGGATGTTGGGGCGAGTGGAATACGGTGTGTTGCGAAGGTGTGGAAGCCCAGTGTAAGGCATTCTTTCCGACCGAGGCGAATCAGATCGCCATCACGGACTGGTACCTGAAATATTTCGCAGGCACTCCGTTGGTGATGCTCCACGGCGGACAACTGAAGTATGCGGCCTCGCACGGCGCCGGTTGGCGCGGGGATTGTTTCGGCGATTACGGCTATTTCAGTCCTGACTGGAATCATATGGAACACGCCTACCCTCCGGTACTCGAAGAGGCGGTTATTGCGAATGCCTGGAAGCGTGGGCCGGTTCAGATGGAGGTCTGCGGGTACATTCACGAGTGGTACGATCGCGGGTTCGATCTCGACCGTATTCTGAATCAGGGCTTGGAGTGGCATCTCTCGGTGCTGAATGCGAAGTCGAAGCCGGTGCCTGCCGCCTGGCGACCGCGGTTCAATGAATTTTTGAAAAGGATCGGGTATCGCTTCGTCTTGCGCGAACTGACGCATTCAGCGGAGAGTCACCCCGGCGGGCCGCTCGTCCTTCAGTCGCGTTGGGAGAATAAGGGGGTGGCGCCGATCTACCACGCCTGGCCGCTGGCCTATCGGCTACGATCGAGCTCGGATCAGGTTGTGGCGCAGTGGACCAGTCCTGCCGATCTCAAGCAATGGCTGCCGGGACCTTCGCCCCGGGTCGAGGATACGGTGGTGGTGCCGGAGACCCTGTCCGCCGGTTCCTATGCGTTGGATGTGGCGATTCTCTCTGAAGATGCCCTCTCCGCCCATGTCGAGTTGGCAATCGAGGGGAAACGAGCAGACCGGTGGTATGCGCTGTCACGCGTGGAGATTCGTTGA
- a CDS encoding response regulator, whose product MLFPQTQLLLVDDSPLNLNILLEFLREKEYSCTTAQSGVQAWNMLEREPDRFHAVLLDRIMPEMDGMEVLHRMKHHTVLSQIPVIMQTAASTHQQTLEGLQAGAYYYLAKPFDKATLQAIVDAAVRDHISYLDVRQDLRRTTTTMRLLNSGTFRFKTPEEAKNLAMLLAHAYPDANRVVTGILELTLNAIEHGNLNIGYKEKSRLIEEERLDNEIERRLSDPLYSSREATAHFVRHPDKLSLHITDQGKGFEWRKYLNFDPERAFDTHGRGIAMANKVSFDRIEYRGNGNQVITALQLGTVAPALVA is encoded by the coding sequence ATGCTGTTCCCGCAAACACAGTTATTGCTCGTGGATGATTCTCCACTCAACCTCAATATCCTGCTCGAATTCCTACGCGAGAAGGAATATTCGTGCACCACGGCACAAAGCGGCGTCCAAGCCTGGAACATGCTGGAACGAGAACCGGACCGATTCCACGCCGTCCTCCTGGACCGTATCATGCCCGAGATGGACGGAATGGAAGTCCTCCACAGGATGAAGCATCATACCGTCTTGAGCCAGATTCCCGTGATCATGCAGACGGCGGCCTCCACACATCAGCAGACCCTGGAAGGACTCCAGGCAGGAGCCTACTATTACCTGGCAAAGCCGTTCGACAAAGCGACCCTGCAAGCCATCGTCGATGCGGCAGTCCGCGATCACATCAGCTACCTGGACGTACGACAGGACCTGCGCCGGACCACCACGACCATGCGCCTGCTGAACTCGGGAACGTTCCGGTTCAAAACGCCTGAAGAGGCGAAAAACCTGGCGATGCTGCTCGCGCATGCCTATCCCGATGCCAATCGGGTGGTCACCGGCATCCTCGAACTCACCTTGAACGCGATCGAACACGGCAACTTGAATATCGGCTATAAAGAGAAATCACGCCTCATCGAAGAGGAACGGCTGGACAATGAAATCGAGCGACGGCTGAGCGATCCCCTCTACTCGTCCCGCGAGGCCACGGCACACTTTGTCCGCCATCCAGACAAACTCTCCCTGCACATTACCGATCAGGGCAAGGGATTCGAGTGGCGGAAGTATTTGAACTTCGACCCCGAGCGAGCCTTCGACACCCATGGCCGCGGGATCGCCATGGCCAACAAAGTCAGCTTCGATCGGATCGAGTATCGCGGGAACGGCAACCAGGTGATCACGGCGCTTCAGCTTGGGACTGTCGCGCCGGCACTGGTCGCGTAA
- a CDS encoding FKBP-type peptidyl-prolyl cis-trans isomerase has translation MRHVTGAVSAVVLLISSLSWAAAPEPANDEQKTLYALGAAISQSLGPFTLNESELEFVKAGLVDGVLKHPQKVDLQVYGPKIQQMQQVRATALAEVEKKAGVGFLAKAAAESGAKKTESGAIVTTIKEGKGATPKATDTVKVHYHGTLIDGTVFDSSVKRGEPATFPLNQVIKCWTEAVQLIKVGGKSKLVCPSGIAYGDRGSPPVIKPGATLIFEVELLDIVKQ, from the coding sequence ATGCGTCATGTGACCGGTGCCGTCTCCGCAGTGGTGCTCCTCATATCCTCGCTCAGCTGGGCGGCCGCCCCTGAGCCGGCCAACGACGAGCAGAAAACGCTCTACGCCCTCGGTGCGGCCATCAGCCAATCGCTCGGCCCGTTTACTTTGAACGAATCCGAACTGGAATTCGTGAAAGCCGGTTTGGTCGATGGTGTCTTGAAACATCCCCAAAAGGTCGATTTGCAAGTGTACGGTCCGAAGATTCAACAGATGCAGCAGGTACGCGCCACGGCGCTGGCCGAGGTCGAAAAGAAAGCCGGAGTAGGATTCCTGGCCAAGGCCGCGGCGGAGTCGGGCGCGAAGAAAACGGAATCGGGTGCGATCGTCACGACGATCAAGGAAGGCAAGGGCGCGACCCCGAAGGCCACCGATACGGTGAAAGTCCACTACCACGGGACGCTGATCGACGGAACGGTGTTCGACAGCTCGGTCAAACGCGGCGAACCGGCCACCTTCCCGCTGAACCAGGTCATCAAATGCTGGACCGAAGCAGTACAGCTGATCAAGGTCGGCGGCAAGAGCAAACTGGTCTGCCCGTCGGGCATCGCCTACGGGGACCGTGGATCACCCCCGGTCATCAAGCCCGGCGCCACCCTGATTTTCGAAGTGGAATTGCTGGACATCGTCAAGCAGTAG
- a CDS encoding prolipoprotein diacylglyceryl transferase family protein produces MAVHDVAAALLILLYAALFRWAFRVLPREGWQVLATVPQARRPDGRWMGLNLTYYGAFTASAVVLAVALAIVLLGSVAVPFDAILGLSVTLLGACVPAAKILARLIEGKTNTFTIGGASMFGLFLAPWIVAAMNAGFLPREDAVLPVTAVLATVAIAYAFGEGTGRLACLSFGCCYGAPLNRSHPWIAGLFVHHHTAFAGETRKAAYESGLESVPLVPIQAMTAVVSVAAGMAGLWLFFRGRMAAAFLFTVVVTQMWRVGSECLRADYLGGRRVSWYQVLSLAGIAYAAFLAFWLTDVPSVPPDALRGIRLLWHPGVILCLQGLWLGLFFFTGRSRVTTATLSMHVVKDRI; encoded by the coding sequence ATGGCCGTTCATGATGTGGCTGCCGCCCTGCTGATCCTGCTGTATGCGGCACTGTTCCGTTGGGCCTTTCGTGTGTTGCCGCGTGAAGGGTGGCAGGTGCTTGCGACGGTGCCGCAGGCGCGACGTCCGGACGGCCGGTGGATGGGCCTCAATCTGACCTATTATGGAGCGTTCACGGCCAGTGCGGTCGTGCTGGCCGTGGCGCTGGCCATCGTGCTCCTGGGGAGTGTGGCGGTGCCGTTCGACGCCATTCTGGGGCTGTCCGTGACGCTGTTGGGCGCCTGTGTGCCGGCGGCCAAAATTCTGGCCCGGCTTATCGAGGGAAAGACCAATACCTTCACGATCGGCGGCGCGTCCATGTTCGGCTTGTTTCTTGCGCCGTGGATTGTGGCGGCGATGAATGCCGGATTCCTGCCGAGGGAGGACGCCGTATTGCCGGTGACCGCCGTGTTGGCGACGGTCGCGATTGCATATGCGTTCGGGGAAGGGACGGGACGTCTGGCTTGCCTAAGCTTCGGCTGTTGTTATGGCGCTCCGCTGAACCGGAGTCATCCGTGGATTGCCGGATTGTTTGTGCATCACCACACGGCGTTTGCGGGCGAGACCAGGAAGGCTGCGTATGAAAGCGGCCTGGAATCGGTGCCGCTGGTTCCCATTCAAGCGATGACGGCGGTGGTTTCGGTCGCGGCAGGTATGGCCGGTCTCTGGTTATTCTTTCGTGGCCGGATGGCGGCGGCATTTTTGTTCACCGTCGTGGTCACGCAGATGTGGCGGGTCGGATCGGAATGTTTACGCGCCGATTATCTGGGCGGCAGGAGGGTGTCGTGGTACCAGGTCCTGTCGCTCGCCGGTATAGCCTATGCTGCCTTCCTGGCTTTCTGGCTGACGGACGTGCCGTCCGTGCCGCCGGACGCGCTGCGCGGGATCCGACTTCTGTGGCACCCCGGCGTGATTCTATGCCTGCAAGGTCTGTGGCTCGGCTTGTTTTTTTTCACCGGCCGAAGTCGGGTCACGACGGCAACACTGTCGATGCATGTCGTGAAGGATCGGATTTGA
- a CDS encoding SDR family oxidoreductase, with product MLNWFSQSPQSDSVVITGASTGIGAACALALDKLGYRVFAGVRHSADGERLQQQAGPRLMPIRLDVTDAASISAASHTVAAMVGERGLAGLVNNAGIGVAGPIELLPLADWRRQFEVNVFGLIAVTQTFLPLIRTGRGRIINMGSIAGRASMPFMAPYAASKHALEAITDALRLELQPWGIRVALIAPGAIATPIWKKTRKEVDAWEAAWGQDLKGMYREGFTRIKDAATAAGEQAQPASVVAETVAHALRSRWPKTRYLVGSDAAIRAYLALLLPDRLNDWLLTRIVKLPPRR from the coding sequence ATGCTGAATTGGTTTTCACAATCGCCGCAATCCGACTCCGTCGTCATCACCGGCGCCTCGACCGGCATCGGGGCCGCGTGTGCGTTGGCGCTCGACAAGCTGGGGTACCGTGTCTTCGCAGGCGTTCGTCATTCCGCTGACGGAGAACGGCTCCAGCAACAAGCCGGACCGCGACTCATGCCGATTCGCCTCGATGTCACCGATGCGGCCTCGATCTCGGCAGCCAGTCATACCGTGGCAGCCATGGTTGGAGAACGCGGCCTCGCCGGTCTGGTGAACAATGCCGGAATCGGCGTCGCGGGGCCGATCGAACTCCTGCCCCTCGCCGACTGGCGGCGGCAATTCGAAGTCAACGTGTTCGGCCTCATCGCGGTCACGCAAACGTTCCTCCCATTGATCCGCACCGGGCGAGGACGCATCATCAATATGGGTTCCATCGCCGGACGGGCCTCCATGCCGTTCATGGCCCCCTACGCCGCGTCGAAACATGCGCTGGAAGCGATCACCGATGCATTGCGCCTGGAACTCCAACCCTGGGGCATCCGCGTCGCACTCATCGCGCCCGGCGCCATCGCCACGCCCATTTGGAAAAAGACCAGAAAAGAAGTCGATGCCTGGGAGGCAGCCTGGGGGCAGGACCTCAAGGGCATGTACCGGGAAGGCTTCACTCGCATCAAGGACGCGGCCACTGCGGCCGGTGAACAGGCACAACCGGCGAGCGTCGTGGCCGAAACCGTGGCGCATGCCTTGCGTTCGAGGTGGCCGAAAACACGCTATCTCGTCGGCTCGGACGCCGCCATCCGTGCCTACCTGGCGCTGCTCCTGCCGGATCGCCTGAATGACTGGCTGCTCACCCGGATCGTGAAGCTTCCCCCGCGCCGCTGA
- a CDS encoding TRAP transporter TatT component family protein — MIAWRPSGYRLVAVLVLACLLLIAPVRAEHESLPPDYPNSLERELAALQAKIATEGVRLERLIAGADLYLDIADDLFGDDVQKRLAYEAAAEMARRALQLEERNAQAHFLYAAARGSAERLKGIANAGLVLGEIKEHVRRAIELDPGHAQALQMMGGLYAELPWLLGGSEKEAESYLRRAIAADGRYTNAHLILARLLIKQGRSGEARAHLDAVLQVEHPHYPYAWKRRFRPEAERLLKALLSS; from the coding sequence TTGATTGCTTGGCGACCGTCAGGATATCGTCTGGTTGCCGTCCTCGTCCTCGCCTGTCTGTTGTTGATTGCTCCCGTGCGGGCGGAGCACGAATCCCTGCCGCCCGACTATCCGAATTCCCTGGAGCGTGAGCTGGCCGCCCTGCAAGCGAAGATTGCCACAGAGGGTGTCAGGCTCGAGCGGCTGATCGCAGGGGCTGACCTGTACCTGGACATTGCCGATGACCTGTTCGGGGACGACGTGCAGAAGCGTCTCGCCTATGAGGCGGCAGCGGAGATGGCGAGGCGCGCCTTACAGCTGGAGGAACGGAACGCTCAGGCCCATTTTCTGTATGCTGCGGCTCGCGGAAGCGCGGAGCGATTGAAGGGCATCGCCAATGCCGGGCTGGTGTTGGGGGAAATCAAGGAACATGTCCGTCGGGCGATCGAACTCGATCCGGGCCATGCGCAGGCGCTGCAAATGATGGGAGGCCTCTATGCGGAGTTGCCCTGGCTGTTGGGCGGTAGCGAGAAAGAGGCCGAATCGTATCTGCGGCGCGCGATTGCGGCGGACGGACGTTATACCAATGCCCATCTCATCCTGGCTCGACTCCTCATCAAACAGGGCCGATCCGGCGAAGCGCGCGCCCATCTCGACGCCGTGCTTCAGGTCGAACATCCACATTATCCCTACGCCTGGAAACGCAGATTCCGGCCGGAAGCAGAACGATTGCTGAAGGCGCTTCTCTCTTCCTGA